The nucleotide window CTTCAAACCTTCTGTTTAAGTTAACTTTTGCCGTGATAGAACCGTATTTTGTTTCTCTGCCATATTTTATGGTGGAATAATACATCGGGTCGTAAATTGAGGAATAAAGGTCTGTGGCTAAGTTAATACCAATATTATTTAGATTTAATTTTTTGTTTAAAGCATTTTTGTACTCGATGGCTTTCTGATTATTAGGTTCTTTGGATAATACCTGCAAAACTGTTTTGTCTGCCTCTGTTGGATTATTGGTTTTTTCAAGAGCTGAGGCTTTTAGTAATAATATTTCGGAATCATTTGGGTAGTATTTCAATGCTTTTTCGCTTAAATCCAAAGCAATATAAGGTGATGATGCCCACAATTCGTTTTGAATGGTGCCCAACCATGCGCTTTTGTTTGTTTCTTCTTTTTTTAGGATATAATCAAACTCTTTTTTGGCCTTTTTATAATCACCATCCCAGGAATAGGTTGTTGCCAGGAAAGATCGTACATCATGATAATCTGGATATTTGGTCAAAATAAATTGTAAAGTATCCTGGGCTTGTTTGCGTTGATTGTTGAACGCCATGTTTCGTGCTGTTGCAAATGAAACATCGGGGTCTCCTTTGAATTCTTTTTGTTGTCCATAGATTTGAGCAAAGCACAAAATCAATAAAATAAGACTTAATTTGTTAACTGTTCTCTGTATCATCGTGGCAAAATGTTATTTTAAAGATTTTTTAAATTTGTGGTATTCTTGATTTTCAGGGTAAACAGTCAAAAGACTGTCAATTTGTTTTCTGGCTTCAGTGATATTTTTGATTTTTTGATAGGATTTGGCTAATTTAAAGCTGATTTCGGGGGCGTAAATTTTATTGGAGTGTGCCTGTTTCCCAATTTTTACAGCCTTTTTATTTTGGTCAGACCAAAAATAAACATCCATGAGGGCGCTGTAACCATCTTCATAAAACGGCTTTTGGTTTATAGATGCTAGTAATTCCATTTCAGCATTTTTATAATCTCCGTCCCAAGCGAGTGTTCGTCCTTTTAAAATCTTGAAATCTATATAATTTGGTTTGTCGTTTAGCATATAATTGCATAATAAACGGGCTTTTTCACGTTCTTTGTTAAATGCCAATTCACGTGCCTTAAAGAAAATCTGATCAGAATTTAAGCCTTTGGAAACTTTTTTAATATAAGCTATTTCTTGGGGCGTAAACGTGTACAAAGTGCTTTTGAATTTGGAAGCGACGGGAGTGATTTTATCTTTTGATGTTAGATAGGTATTTAGATATTTATATTTATTAAATGATTCTTTTACAGTATCTTGTAATCCGTCGTTGGATTCTGTGATATTGAAATTGGAATCAATTTTGTACAAATTTCCATCTGTATAAAAGTAGTCTTTATAAATATAATCAATCAGACTCCCTTTGTATCTCATTAAAGGAATTGTATGAACGTTTCTAAATTGTCTGGCCGTATCTATTCCCTGACCCATCCAATATGTTTTTTCTAGTTTTTTAATTTTTTGGTTGTTGGTCAAAAACGAAACCAAAGTAGGCGTAACATCATTATGCGATGATATTGATTTGAATTCGGCTGTTTTTTTCAGCATTGGACTATAAATGTAAAACGGCACATGGAATCGCGAAAGATTGTCTTTTTGTGGAACTGGAATTAATCTATGATCGCCCGTAATTATAAAGATTGTGTTTCCATAATCCGGCCTTTTGGAATAAGCTGCCATGAATTTTTGCAACGAATTATCGGTATAAAGCAGGGCGGCAAAAATGTCCTTATATTCCTTTAATTTATTTCTTTCCAAATATGATTTTGAATTCAAAATGGCATCTACTTTTTTAAGATAATTCTCTTTTGAAGGAAACTCAAATGGTTCGTGATTGGAAAGTGTCATTATGATGTCCAGTCGCGGTTGGCTTTTTTGGTTTAATTCAGATAAGGTTTTGCGGTAAATTTCAGCATCAGGATATCCCCAAGAAAAACCTCCAGAATTTTTTTTAGACATAGTATATCCTGGGCCAAATTTATTGACATCAGTAATAGTATTAATGCCATTGTATTCTAAAAAAGTACTTTTTTTGTCAAAATTAATATCGTCGCCACAATAATAAGAAGTCGTGTAACCATTTGATTTCAGAATACTTATAAGTGAATTGTGTTTGGGTAACGGATTTAATTCCATAAAACCATTTTTCCCAAATGGTGCAGAACCTATTAGGGCGGGCAAAGCACCAAAAGTACGGCCAGCATTGCTGACAAAATTTTTCCAATACAATGATTTTGTAGTCAATGAATCAAGATAAGGCGTGAAGCCGCTGTATTCGCCATCATCGGTAAAATCACGTCCAAGTCCTTCCATAATGATAAACACAATGTTAGGCTTTTCCTGATGAATATTGAAAAAAGGTGACAGCACATCTTTGGCATCTTCCGCAGCTTTTTCTAAAGGATATTCTTTTTTGAAAGAAAAAACTCTTTGAGCAGAAAGGCTTTCTTCTTTTTTTGAACGGATAATGTCACTGACTAAAAAATGTAATTTGTTTTGATAAACAGGTTCGGTATTATTGGCAAAAACAAAATTGAATCCTCCTATGGCTAAAACAATCAGAAATGGTACAATCGGGTTGATTTTTGTACCAATAAACTGAAATACCCGGATAAGTCCTAAATAAAGTGCCGGAACTATTATAAAAGGCAAAAACATCACAAAAGATATGGATAATGAAGAAGTGACGGTTGTGTACATGTCACTTAATGAATATCCCAAAAGATCCGAACCAAGGTTGATGTGAGTGGTAAGGCTGTATCCTGTCATTGCCAATTGGATGATAACAATTAGGCTAAAAAGGATTTTAATAATTACCGTTGCCAAAGACTGTTTTATCCATTTCAATATTAAATATAATGGCAAAAAGAGTAACCCAATTTGTAAACCGACAACAAAATCATTTCCGATTTTATGAGAAAATACAGTTAAATCAAAATTCTTATAAATGTCAACGTAACTGAGAATACAAAAAACAGTTATCAATGAAAATAGTGAATATATATAGTCGATACTATTTTTTATAGTATTGTTGAAAAACGTTATTGGTTTGAAATTATTCATTTTGAATAAAATAAAAGGTTCATTTGTTGAGCTTATGCTTTACGATTATTTTTTTATTCTAAAATTTGGGAACTTATTCAGGTTTTGTGCTAAAGCCTTGTCGTTGCATATTTCCCCAATTTTGTTCTTTTTGCCTTATAAAATGATAATATCCTTTTAATGAAGCATATAAGTTTACAGGATGATAAACAAAGGGTTCAATAACTGCCATGAGAATCAGAATCATTAATTCCCTTGCATTGGCATAATTTTTATAAATGACATCGTCCAAAAAGATTGATGTAATCGTAATAATTAAATAGAAAAAATAAACCACTACCGAGATGTAAAAAAAGAACAGGTAATTCACTTCAAAAAATATTAGAAATAATATAGTAGCAATCATTCCAACTACTTCGATAACGGGTATCATAAATTCGAAAATGAAAAAGTATGGAAGAATGAAAAAAGCGGTTCTTTGATATTTTGGCTTAAATAATAAATTTTTATGCAAAAACAAGGTTTGAATCAACCCTCTTGCCCATCGCATTCGTTGTCGTATCAAAATGGTTTTATTTCCCGGAACCTCTGTCCAGCACAAGGATTCAGGTATGTATTTTATTGCGAAAGGAAGTTTGTTTTCATACATGTATTTTCGCATTCGCATAACGAGTTCCATGTCTTCACCCAATGATTTGTGCCAATAACCACCTGCTTTAATTACGATTTCTTTATCGAATAGACCCAACGCACCCGAAACTAATAACAAACTGTTAATTTGACTCAAAGCCATTCGGCCCATAAGAAAAGCTCTTACATATTCTAATTCCTGAAAACGGGCGTACCATCCGGTTGGGAAATGAATTTTGACAAGGAATCCGTCTTTTACCTCACACGAATTGGAGCTTCGGATACCGGCTCCGGTAGCAATTATTCTTTTTTTATTTTCTATAAAGGGTTTTGCCAGTTTTATAATAGCGTCACTTTTCAGAATACAATCAACGTCTGTACATAAAATTAATGGGTATTTTGTAGAATTAATACCTGTGTTGGAAGCATCTGCTTTGCTTTTTCGGTTTTCTTTATCAACAACCAAAAGTTTGGAATATATAGGATTTGTCGATTTGTAATGGCCTCTTACAGGGCCTGTTGGTATTTTGGCTTCATAATAAAAATCGACTTTGACCAATTCAAACTCTCGTATCAGTTTTTCGAGAGTATCGTCTGTACTTCCATCGTTGATTAAAACCACTTCGTATTTAGGGTAGTTAAGTGATAATAATGATTTTATATTATAAACTACAGTCGCACCTTCATTGAAGGCGGGTGCAATCACAGATACGCCAGGAATATGATTGGATTTTACCAATACATTATTTGTAATAAAATGCTTTGTGTTGAGGTATTGTTTTATTCCATAATACGATAAGAACGCCAATGTTAGATATAACAGGATGTAGGTTATGGAAAATAATCCCACGAATATTTCATATATATCTAATAGAATTTTCATCATGATAGTAATCTTTTATGTTTGGTTTTAATTTTAAGATTGTATTTGATTCCAGAGTATTTTACTAAGGCTGTTCTTTGTGTTTTAGATATTTTATACTATTACAAATAACGAGTCTTGACATGCTTAACCATTTTTTGGACATCTTCATTATCCAAAAAGTGATCTTCAAAATAATGGGGGTTTATTTTATTGAGACAATACACGGCATCAAGTTTAATGTCTTCGTCTGTTTTGTCAATCAATAATTGAGCAATGAAATTCTCAGAATCTGTCATTCCAATGGTGGAAAGCGTATTGAAAATTTCCAATTTATTTTTAATGTCTTCATGACAAAATTGTTCAATCAGTTCTTGTTCAGCTTCGGAAATAAATAAAAACTGGACAGCATGAATTGCTTCAAAACGTACTAACTTATTGGGGTGCCTTAGCAATTTTACAATAATTTCATGCTCGTTATTGTAATTGTAAAACATCATCAGTTTAAGGCCTAACTTTATGATGGTGTCATTCTCAGAAACAATCCATTTATCCAGATTGGTAGGTATTTTTGTTTTTTTCTGATGCAGAATATCCATGATATTTATTTCTTCTGCGATAGTAATTTGATGCGAAGAATCAAGAAGTGTTTCTAAATTTTCAGGTTCCAATGATATTAACGCAAGAAATGCACTAGATTTTACATTTCTGTTCTTGTGATGCAATAATGGTTTGATAAATGTGATTCCTTTTTTGTATTCCAAAGACTCCAATTGGGATATTCCTAAGCACTTAAAATAGAATCGTCGACTTTTTAAAAGCTTTTTGGTGTATTCGAACAGGTCAAATTGTTCATATAAAAAATGGAAGGTGTTGGTTACTTCTCCTTTTAAATTTAATTTTAAAAAAATAATTTCGCTTAAAATTAAATTTTTGCACCATCTTTTTTCAAAAGGGATTGTTTTTTTGAACTGTTCTATTTCGTTAAAAAAAGATTGTTCATCAAAAGGGGAAAAAATCATATTAGTCAGGAAACTGTCTATTTCACTTTTGGCAGCTTCCCACTTGGGTTTGAATATATCATATCTGAATCTATTGATGACTAAAACAGTTATCAATATAAGAAAACCACAAATTAATATGGGTAAAACATGGAGGACAAAATAATAAACTAATACATCCATAAATAAGAAATTAGTAAGTAATACTTTCGTAAAACTAGGCTTATTTTTGGGGGTGTATTTTTTAGTTTTTTTTGATACTAAAAACTTTAGCAAATGTAATGATTATTCTGCGGTGTGAAGTAAGATATTTCTAAACTCGTTCATTGTGAGTTTTTTATGTTGTGTTTTTCAGAAGAAAATATAAAACTGTTTTTTTTTATGTTAATTGTTTATTAAAATTGAAATTTAAGGAAAGGGGCAATTCCTTTTTTAACATTAAAAACCTTCAAAAACGCCTAATCCAAATAGTGCAAAATCATATTTTACAGGGTCAATAGGATCCAATTCTCTAAGTTTTGAATCCAATTCAGCCAAAGCTTTTCCGTCGTTTTGTTTTCGGGTCAACAAGCCTAGTTTTCGAGCCACATTTCCAGAATGCACATCGAGAGGGCAGGACAGGATTGAAGGTGGAATGTTTTTCCAGATCCCTAAATCAACGCCTTTGTTGTCTTGGCGGCAAAGCCACCTTAACATCATGTTGATGAGTATAATTAAGGATGCTTAAATTTAAAATGATAAAAACTATATTTGCATAGATATAAAGCCTTAAAATCGATAAAACATGGCTATCTCTGAAAATGAGCTAAAAGATTTCCTAGATTCGAAAGTCCTCCAATATAATACAATTGACTTTGTTGAACCAGACCCAATAAGCGTACCTCATCGATATTCATTAAAAGAAGATGTTGAAATTGCAGGTTTTTTAGCTTCAACAATAGCATGGGGTAATCGAAAAATGATTACTAAAAATGGTCATCGGATGATGGACTTACTAGGTAATTCACCGTATGATTTTGTCATGAGTCACGATGAGTATCAATTGGAAAGATTAGAAGGCTTTGTGCATAGGACTTTTAATTCAGAAGATTTTAAATATTTCATAAAAGCATTAAATCACATTTATACAAATCATGGCGGTTTAGAAAACATTTTCAATATTTATCAAACAGAAGATTCATTGCAACTAGCGATTCATGAGTTTAATAAAATATTTTTTGAAATACCTCATCGAGAAAGAACCAAAAAACATGTTGCTGACCCTTCTAAAGGTTCAGTTGCAAAACGAATTAATATGTGCCTTCGGTGGTTCGTTAGAAATGATAATACTGGTGTTGATTTAGGCATTTGGAAGAACATCTCGCCATCAAAACTATCATGCCCTCTTGATGTACATTCTGGAAATGTAGCACGAAAACTTGGGCTATTAGATAGAAAACAAAATGATGGAAAAGCATTAGCCGAATTAGATACTAGTTTAAGATTTTTAGACCCAATTGACCCAGTAAAATATGATTTTGCCTTATTTGGACTTGGTATTTTTGAAGGATTTTAGTTTTATTAAATCAAATGACATATAGACACTAGGAACATGAATCGTAGATTTGTAATCCACATCCTGCCTAAACTATTAATTTTAAATATGCTTTAGACATTTTATTCTTAAAGTCACTCCATTTTGTTGTTTTGATAAGCCAATGGCTGTGAGGGGCTGGTTATTTCATTTTCAAAGTATTTGTTTACATAGTCAAATGGAATCTTTTCTTGTTCAAGACGCCAATTGTTTGCTTTTAAAATTGTATATAGTGCTTGTTCATCATCAGTTAGATAAAGTTGTCCTGTTTTATTAGTTAATGTACCGTTGTCGTTTTCAAAGAATTTGTCAAAAGTTTTTTTATCCATTAGAACACTTTTTGTCTGGGGAAAATAGCCTCTAAATTGCGATAAAATTTCAAATCCCTGAACATCAATATCACCCCAATAAAGTAATTCAAGATTTGTAAACCAGTCTACATTTTTAATATTGGAAACACTGAAACCACTTCCAAATATTGCAATTGTTTTATCCATTCTTGGAAGTGTCAAGGTGGTATAAAGTGTCGTTTTATTTTCAACAACTATCACTTTTTGTAGTGGTATATTAAGTTTTTCAAATTGACTTACGGGAATTGCAATGTCGTCTAGGCCAGTAAAGAAATTGAGACTTATTTCCTTGTCAAGTATTATAAATCGAACTAATGGCTCACTGAATTTCAGGTTGAATCTTTTCTCAAAGTTTTTTTCTTGAATATTCACAAACTCTGTTATGAGTACATCAAGTATATCTCTTATGATTGCTTGATTTCTTTCAACAAACTTTGTGTGAACGTTAATTGGCAATTCTCTTATATAAAGATTAGGTGCAGGATTTTCTTTGAAAAAACTACAAACCTTTAAAATACCTTCCCATTCATTTTGATTTTGAATTATCCTTGAAGGATTTTGAATAACCCACTCCTTTAACTCTGGAAAGATGGAAATAATCTTTTCATAATTTACTTTGAAAAGTTCCACTTCCTTCTCTTTGCTTAAATATTTTAGCAAGTCCATCTCCGTGTCGAAATAGATGGTGGTTGGTAGGTCTTGAGTACCTAAATGTTTTGTTTTTACTTTTTGAAAATCTATTGTGTAACCGAAGCTTTTTTTTTCTTTTGAGTGGCTAATTAATAGAAGAATCTCCTTTTCAAATTCGGGTAATGATGATTTGTTATAACCTTTATCACCACGAATGACAAGCTGAGTGAAAGGTTTTTCATCAACTATTGATTGAAGTAACGAAAGATACTTTCTACCTGCTTTAACTTTTATTTCGTTTGGACTTATCATTGACTAACAAAATTTGATTTTTCTTTCTTGAACTGTTCAATTGGCATATCATATAGCCAAGAATACTTTTCTTCTTTTCGTTCAACAAAATGAACAAATGAAATGTCATTTTCTACAATGTGAATATTGTCACTTGGAGTAACTACCAATAGTTGAAGATGGAGTTGTTTACAAAGAGTAATCAAATATCTTGCTTTATCTTCGTCTTGTGCCTTAAATGCTTCATCAATAGCAATAAATCGGAAAGAGTTGCTTTGTAGACCTTCTTTTGTTAAACCAAATTGATAAGCAATAGCCGAACCTAATATTGTATAAGTTAATTGTGCTTTTTCTCCACCCGAAAGTTGCCCCATGTTTTCATATGTCTTGAACTTCGCATTAGTTTCTTTATAAAATTCTTCTGCCTTATAACTAAACCAAGAACGAACTTCCATTACTTTCTTTCGCCAATCCTCTTTATCTAATTTTGTGATTAGAGGTTCAATATTGTTATAGAAATGATTCTTACGACCATCTATTGAAGCATCTATTTCTCTAATATTTGGAATTGCATTATTCAGCAAGGTTCTAAATTCTTTTACCTCATCACTAATTCGGTTTGGAGCTACAATTTGAATGTAAGTTTTAAAATCCTTATCTCTAAAATCAATTTCCCTTAATGAATCATTCAAAAGACGGATATTCTCTTTTATGGAATCAGACCAATTTTCAAAGAACATTCTAAAGTCACCAACTTTGTTGGTTATGGTTTCTTGCAAATACTCGTTGAATTTCTTTTCAAACTTTGGTAAATTGTCATTTACCAATTGTTTCAGTAACGTCTGGTATTCACTGATGAATTCCAAATGTGTTGATTCAGGAAGACGACTAACATCTGAACGCCAGTCTTTGAATTTATCAATGATTTCTTGAGATGGTTGTTTAAAGGAATTTATTTTTAGTTTTACTTCATCCTCATTTGCTCGTTTATCATTATCTAATACAGAAATCTTCCTTGAAAGCTCTTTTTGAAATTCTGTTTGTGTTGTTTTTAAGCTAGAATATTCTACTTTTTCTAATTGTGGGTTTTGACTTTCAAACTCTGTTGAATCAATATGCCCAAAAGTTTCGAGTAGTTTTTTGTTATCATTTAATTCAGAACCAACACTTTTTATATCTGATTCTAACTGAAATATTTCTCTATCTTTATCTTTGATAACAACATCAGATAGTTCCTTCAACTTTCCTTTAACTCCTTCCAATTGCTTTTGAAGTGTAAATTCCAGTGATATTGACCACCCAATTCCAATTTAAAGTGACCACCTGATTCCAATTCAAAATGACCACCTAATTCCGGAGCAAAGTGACCACCCCGTTTTCATAAAAAACTACTTTTTTTCATGCGCTAATTAGTACTCAAATATACTTAAAATATTATTCCTTGTTTATTCCTCTTTTCTTTCTCATAGATTCCCCATGCAATTCGAGTCTGTGGGCTTGATGTATAAGTCTATCCAAAATTGCGTCAGCTATAGTTTTTTCGCCAATTATATCATACCAACCTTGTACAGGAATTTGCGATGTAACAATTATAGAACCGTTATTATGCCTGTCTTCAATAATCTCCAAAAGTGTAATTCGGTTTTGACTATCTAATGCCTGGAGTCCAAAATCGTCAAGTATGATAACGTCTTGCCTTTCAATTTTGGCAAGTTCTCTTAGGTAAGAACCATCTGCTTTGGCCATTTTTAATTTAGCAAACAGCTTCGAAGTATTAAAATAGCTTACTTTATAGCCATGAATACAGGCTTGGTAACCCAATGCGGTACCTAAATAACTTTTGCCTACACCTGTACTTCCTGTGATTAAGATGTTTTCATTTTTTTCAACAAATTCGCATTCTGCCAGACGAAGAACTGTATTCCGGTCAAGATTGCGGGATACATCAAAATTGACATTTTCAATATTTGATTTGTAATGGAATTTAGCATTCTTTATACTGCGTTCTATACGACGATTGTGCCTTTCGTCCCATTCAGCATCAATAATCATCGATACAAATTGATCGAGTGTGTAGTGGTCTGTTCTTCCGCTTTCAATCGCTGTTTTAAAAGCATTAAACATTCCGTAAAGTTTCATTTGTCTCATTTTTGTTACTGTGGATTCATTCATGTTTTTAAGATTTAATTTAATTATAATACTGTTTGCCTCTTATGTTTCCGTGGTTCGGAAGTTCATGCTCAGGTTCCTGTTCTAAATCAATACGATCTAAGTTGTTTTCTAAAATATTTTGGATGGTCTTAAAATTGTAAATTCTAAAGTCAAGCGCTCGTTTACAGGCATTTATTAATCGCTGCTTACCAACCTTTTTTTCAAAGTTTAGTATTCCTAAACAACTTTTATAAGCCTGTTCAGGATGGTTTCTGCTTTCGATTATCTGCATAATATATTCTCCTACTGACTCATCAATACTACCTGCCCAATCAATGAATCGAGCAGCACTCCACTGAGCTACAAACTGATGTGAACTGGCTAAATGTTCTGGAGTTGTGGTATAGACATAAGGTTTGTAATTTCGCTGATGAACCGCTATTCGATTGTATTTATAATAGATCTCTACGGTTGATCTTGTGTACAAGAGTTTCGTTTTTTTCTTTACATATTGATACGGAACGCTGTAATAATTTTTGTCTTGACTTAATTGGACATGACCATTTTGCATTACCGTTGCAAAGGATTGATATTTGATTTCAAAGCGTTCTTGTGGTAGTGGACGCAGTTTTTGTTTCTCATCTTCTACAAACAATTCTTTTCGTGAGTAAGGACGACCTGTTAGTTTTCGATTATTATGAATGTCTAATAAATCCCATATCTGTTGGTTTAATTCTTCTAGAGAAAAGAATTTGGTTTCTTTTAGTGTTACATAAATTCTTCTGTATAATATCTTTACAGCCCCTTCAACTAATGACTTATCTCTAGGTTTATAAGCTCTAGTTGGCAAGATTGTAGTTTCGTAATGTTCCGCTAAGTCGGCTAAAGTTTCATTAATTGTTGGCTCAAAACGACTGCTTTTTATTACTGCAGATTTTAAATTATCTGGAACAATTGCTGCAGGAGTGCCTTCAAAAAAGCGCATGGCATTTTCTACAGAAGTAACAAAATCTTCCTTTTGCTGGCTCATAGAAGCTTCAGCATAGGTGTATTGACTAGCCCCTAATATAGCCACAAAGAATTGTACTTCTTTGATTTCTCCAGTGTCGCTATCAATAATGGATAGTGTTTTTCCAGCATAATCAACATACATTTTATCACCGGATTTATGATTCATATGCATCACTGGATTGACTTGTTTACTCCATACTTTGTAATAATGAGCAAATTGAGAACTCCTGTAACCATCAGGGTTTATGGCAGCATATTGTTCCCACATATGTTGTATGGTAACGCCAACTTTTTTTAGCTCACGCTCCATTTTAGGAAAATAATTATGGAGTGTTTGTAATTTGGGACTAATTGATTCCACAGTAGTCTGTGAAAACAAAAGTTCTAGTTCAGCATCTGTTTTTTTATCAATAAATTCAAAGTTTAATCCGAGAACTTCAAATAAAGAAATATACTTCTTTACCGTATTCCTAGAAAGGGATAAGTAGCTACTTATAAATAACTTACTTTTTCCATCACAATAGAATTTAATTACTTTTCTAATTTTACTCATGTCTGTTATTTTGTTTGCCATAATCCGCTTTTTTTTTGCGAATGTATGGTTCTAACGACATGAAAAAGTCTGTAGTTTTTAATAATTAATTTACCCCAAAATTAGGTGGTCAATTTGAACTGGAATGGGGTGGTCAGTTTGCTCTGGAACTGGTGGTCAATTTATACTGGAA belongs to Flavobacterium gilvum and includes:
- the istB gene encoding IS21-like element helper ATPase IstB — encoded protein: MNESTVTKMRQMKLYGMFNAFKTAIESGRTDHYTLDQFVSMIIDAEWDERHNRRIERSIKNAKFHYKSNIENVNFDVSRNLDRNTVLRLAECEFVEKNENILITGSTGVGKSYLGTALGYQACIHGYKVSYFNTSKLFAKLKMAKADGSYLRELAKIERQDVIILDDFGLQALDSQNRITLLEIIEDRHNNGSIIVTSQIPVQGWYDIIGEKTIADAILDRLIHQAHRLELHGESMRKKRGINKE
- the istA gene encoding IS21 family transposase, with the protein product MANKITDMSKIRKVIKFYCDGKSKLFISSYLSLSRNTVKKYISLFEVLGLNFEFIDKKTDAELELLFSQTTVESISPKLQTLHNYFPKMERELKKVGVTIQHMWEQYAAINPDGYRSSQFAHYYKVWSKQVNPVMHMNHKSGDKMYVDYAGKTLSIIDSDTGEIKEVQFFVAILGASQYTYAEASMSQQKEDFVTSVENAMRFFEGTPAAIVPDNLKSAVIKSSRFEPTINETLADLAEHYETTILPTRAYKPRDKSLVEGAVKILYRRIYVTLKETKFFSLEELNQQIWDLLDIHNNRKLTGRPYSRKELFVEDEKQKLRPLPQERFEIKYQSFATVMQNGHVQLSQDKNYYSVPYQYVKKKTKLLYTRSTVEIYYKYNRIAVHQRNYKPYVYTTTPEHLASSHQFVAQWSAARFIDWAGSIDESVGEYIMQIIESRNHPEQAYKSCLGILNFEKKVGKQRLINACKRALDFRIYNFKTIQNILENNLDRIDLEQEPEHELPNHGNIRGKQYYN